One segment of Curtobacterium sp. MR_MD2014 DNA contains the following:
- the lspA gene encoding signal peptidase II, with amino-acid sequence MVRPAPTAKVSVRAIAALAFAAVVVVALDQGVKALVVAHLPYGQVVPVLGDALQLLYVRNPGAAFSFAVNMTWVFSIVSTAVVVGIIVFARRIRSMWWAIVLGMLLGGALGNLLDRLFREPGFGRGHVVDFISTPWMMPAIYNIADSFICVSMVVFVLLVIVGVNLDGTRALSAKQQRAAEAAARSSVADGAEPSRASHPVVAEPDPRAPRDGRDVLGHDAT; translated from the coding sequence TTGGTCCGACCAGCACCAACGGCGAAGGTCAGTGTCCGCGCGATCGCGGCACTGGCCTTCGCCGCTGTGGTCGTGGTGGCGCTCGACCAGGGCGTGAAGGCGCTCGTCGTCGCGCACCTGCCGTACGGACAGGTGGTCCCCGTCCTCGGTGACGCGCTCCAGCTGCTCTACGTCCGGAACCCCGGTGCCGCGTTCTCCTTCGCGGTGAACATGACCTGGGTGTTCTCGATCGTGTCGACCGCGGTCGTCGTCGGCATCATCGTGTTCGCCCGTCGCATCCGGTCCATGTGGTGGGCGATCGTGCTCGGCATGCTCCTCGGCGGGGCGCTCGGCAACCTGCTCGACCGGCTCTTCCGCGAACCGGGCTTCGGCCGCGGTCACGTGGTGGACTTCATCTCGACGCCGTGGATGATGCCGGCGATCTACAACATCGCCGACTCGTTCATCTGCGTGAGCATGGTCGTCTTCGTCCTGCTCGTCATCGTCGGCGTGAACCTCGACGGCACCCGTGCCCTCTCGGCGAAGCAGCAGCGCGCTGCGGAGGCGGCGGCCCGCTCCTCGGTCGCCGACGGGGCGGAGCCGTCCCGCGCCTCCCATCCGGTGGTGGCGGAGCCCGACCCGCGCGCGCCGCGCGACGGTCGTGACGTCCTCGGGCACGACGCGACGTGA
- a CDS encoding YggT family protein, which translates to MSVVFGILSFALLLYFFVMWGRFAFDIVQAYNRSWRPRGALLVVADVVYTLTDPPIRFVRRLLPPLRLGPVALDFGWTIVMLVVIILRVIVGGLARGF; encoded by the coding sequence GTGTCCGTGGTCTTCGGGATCCTCTCCTTCGCCCTCCTGCTCTACTTCTTCGTGATGTGGGGTCGGTTCGCGTTCGACATCGTCCAGGCGTACAACCGGTCCTGGCGTCCTCGTGGCGCCCTGCTCGTGGTCGCCGACGTGGTGTACACGCTGACCGATCCGCCCATCAGGTTCGTCCGACGCCTGCTCCCGCCGCTCCGACTGGGGCCGGTGGCGCTCGACTTCGGGTGGACGATCGTCATGCTCGTCGTGATCATCCTCCGGGTGATCGTCGGCGGTCTCGCACGCGGGTTCTGA
- a CDS encoding RluA family pseudouridine synthase translates to MSEQRSLPVPDGLAGERVDAAIAKLLGFSRSFAAEVVAAGGVRVDGVEVGKSDRLHADSWLEVEWSPKEPPRIVPVEVPGMRVVHDDEDIVVVDKPIGVAAHPSPGWDGPTVPGGLAAAGFTIATSGAAERAGIVHRLDVGTSGLMVVAKTELAYTHLKRAFKERTVEKVYHALAQGHPDPTSGTIDAPIGRHPSSDWKFAVTADGKPSVTHYETLEAFRSASLLEVHLETGRTHQIRVHMAATKHPLVGDTMYGADPVLASELGLTRQWLDAVRLGFEHPRTGAWVEFRAEYPDDLQQALDRIRAASA, encoded by the coding sequence GTGAGCGAGCAGCGTTCCCTGCCCGTGCCCGACGGCCTCGCCGGCGAGCGGGTCGACGCGGCCATCGCGAAGCTCCTCGGGTTCTCGCGATCCTTCGCGGCCGAGGTCGTCGCGGCCGGCGGCGTCCGCGTGGACGGCGTCGAGGTCGGCAAGTCCGACCGGCTGCACGCCGACTCCTGGCTCGAGGTCGAGTGGTCCCCGAAGGAGCCCCCGCGCATCGTGCCGGTCGAGGTCCCGGGCATGCGGGTCGTGCACGACGACGAAGACATCGTCGTCGTCGACAAGCCGATCGGCGTCGCCGCGCACCCGTCGCCCGGGTGGGACGGGCCGACGGTGCCCGGTGGGCTCGCCGCGGCCGGCTTCACCATCGCGACCTCCGGCGCCGCCGAGCGGGCGGGGATCGTGCACCGGCTCGACGTCGGGACCTCGGGCCTGATGGTCGTCGCGAAGACGGAGCTCGCGTACACGCACCTCAAGCGGGCGTTCAAGGAGCGCACCGTCGAGAAGGTCTACCACGCGCTGGCGCAGGGGCATCCTGATCCGACCTCGGGCACCATCGACGCACCCATCGGACGGCACCCGTCGAGTGACTGGAAGTTCGCGGTCACGGCCGACGGCAAGCCGAGCGTGACGCACTACGAGACGCTCGAGGCGTTCCGGTCGGCGAGCCTGCTCGAGGTGCACCTGGAGACCGGGCGGACGCACCAGATCCGCGTGCACATGGCGGCGACGAAGCACCCGCTCGTCGGCGACACGATGTACGGCGCCGACCCGGTGCTGGCGTCCGAGCTCGGACTGACGCGGCAGTGGCTCGACGCGGTGCGACTCGGGTTCGAGCACCCGCGGACGGGCGCGTGGGTGGAGTTCCGGGCCGAGTACCCGGACGACCTGCAGCAGGCGCTCGACCGCATCCGCGCCGCCTCGGCGTAG
- the ftsZ gene encoding cell division protein FtsZ, with the protein MTTNHNYLAVIKVVGVGGGGVNAVNRMIELGLRGVEFIAINTDAQALLLSDADVKLDVGREITRGLGAGADPEVGRRAAEDHAEEIEEALAGADMVFVTAGEGGGTGTGGAPVVARIAKSIGALTIGVVTKPFSFEGKRRQSQAENGVAGLKDEVDTLIVVPNDRLLEISDRGISMVEAFATADQVLLAGVQGITDLITTPGLINLDFADVKSVMQGAGSALMGIGSSRGADRAIKAAELAVASPLLEASIDGAHGVLLSIQGGSNLGIFEINDAARLVQEAVHPEANIIFGAVIDDTLGDEVRVTVIAAGFDGGEPGAQQKERRSSWVEADSGTSSAASSAGTGAIEDTATSAPSWSTQEHEAPVRRAADPAFDDDDELDVPDFLK; encoded by the coding sequence GTGACCACGAACCACAACTACCTCGCCGTCATCAAGGTCGTCGGTGTCGGCGGCGGCGGCGTGAACGCCGTGAACCGCATGATCGAGCTGGGCCTCCGTGGGGTCGAGTTCATCGCGATCAACACCGACGCGCAGGCGCTGCTGCTCAGCGACGCCGACGTCAAGCTCGACGTCGGTCGTGAGATCACCCGGGGCCTCGGCGCCGGCGCGGACCCCGAGGTCGGCCGTCGTGCCGCCGAGGACCACGCCGAGGAGATCGAGGAGGCCCTCGCGGGCGCCGACATGGTCTTCGTCACCGCGGGTGAGGGCGGCGGTACCGGCACCGGCGGTGCGCCCGTCGTCGCACGGATCGCGAAGTCGATCGGTGCGCTCACCATCGGCGTCGTCACGAAGCCGTTCAGCTTCGAGGGCAAGCGTCGGCAGTCCCAGGCCGAGAACGGCGTCGCCGGACTCAAGGACGAGGTCGACACGCTCATCGTCGTGCCGAACGACCGCCTGCTCGAGATCAGCGACCGTGGCATCTCGATGGTCGAGGCCTTCGCGACCGCCGACCAGGTGCTGCTCGCGGGTGTCCAGGGCATCACCGACCTCATCACCACCCCTGGTCTCATCAACCTCGACTTCGCGGACGTCAAGAGCGTCATGCAGGGTGCCGGTTCGGCCCTCATGGGCATCGGCTCGTCCCGCGGGGCGGACCGTGCGATCAAGGCGGCCGAGCTCGCCGTCGCGTCGCCGCTGCTCGAGGCCTCGATCGACGGCGCGCACGGTGTGCTCCTGTCGATCCAGGGTGGGTCGAACCTCGGCATCTTCGAGATCAACGACGCCGCCCGCCTGGTGCAGGAGGCCGTCCACCCCGAGGCCAACATCATCTTCGGTGCCGTCATCGACGACACCCTCGGCGACGAGGTCCGCGTGACCGTCATCGCCGCGGGCTTCGACGGCGGCGAGCCGGGCGCGCAGCAGAAGGAGCGTCGCTCCAGCTGGGTCGAGGCGGACTCCGGCACGTCGTCTGCGGCGTCGTCGGCCGGCACCGGCGCGATCGAGGACACCGCGACCAGCGCGCCGTCCTGGTCGACGCAGGAGCACGAGGCGCCCGTGCGTCGTGCCGCCGACCCGGCGTTCGACGACGACGACGAGCTCGACGTCCCCGACTTCCTGAAGTAA
- the murC gene encoding UDP-N-acetylmuramate--L-alanine ligase — MTIKPDLTQPIPDDLGTVHFVGIGGSGMSGIARMFLAAGHRVTGSDSRETATTGTMRDLGAEVHIGHDAANLADADTVVVTSALWPDNPELLEAQRRGLPVLHRSQALAALIAEHRLVAVAGAHGKTTSTGMIVTAMVELGLDPSFVNGGVIQSLGTSSAPGGSDLFVVEADESDGSFLLYDVAVALITNVDADHLDHYGSEQAFIDAFVEFAAKASERIVVSSDDAGAKRVTEGVRAREHAPEVVTFGEAADADVRIERIVEAASVEVDLRAGGEQHHMTLRVPGRHNAVNAVGAFAVLTGLGVAPADAIRGIEAFGGTERRFELHGVERGVSVYDDYAHHPTEVAAALRAARNVVGDGRIIAIHQPHLYSRTRLMAGDFARVYEELADHTVVLDVYGAREDPEPGVTGALVQERFVDQSRVEFLPDWDDAAARAAEVARDGDIVMTLSCGDVYRIIPQVLGALRHDGDGDRAQ; from the coding sequence ATGACCATCAAGCCGGACCTGACCCAGCCGATCCCGGACGACCTCGGCACGGTCCACTTCGTCGGCATCGGCGGCTCCGGGATGAGCGGCATCGCGCGGATGTTCCTGGCCGCCGGGCACCGGGTCACGGGCAGCGACTCCCGCGAGACCGCGACGACCGGCACGATGCGCGACCTCGGTGCCGAGGTGCACATCGGCCACGACGCCGCGAACCTCGCCGACGCCGACACCGTGGTGGTCACGAGCGCGCTGTGGCCGGACAACCCCGAGCTCCTCGAGGCGCAGCGTCGCGGGCTCCCGGTGCTGCACCGGTCCCAGGCCCTCGCCGCGCTGATCGCCGAGCACCGCCTCGTCGCGGTCGCGGGCGCGCACGGCAAGACCACCTCGACGGGCATGATCGTGACCGCCATGGTCGAGCTCGGTCTCGACCCGAGCTTCGTCAACGGCGGCGTCATCCAGTCGCTCGGCACGAGTTCGGCCCCCGGTGGCAGCGACCTGTTCGTCGTCGAGGCGGACGAGTCCGACGGGTCCTTCCTGCTCTACGACGTCGCGGTCGCGCTCATCACGAACGTGGACGCCGACCACCTCGACCACTACGGCAGCGAGCAGGCCTTCATCGACGCCTTCGTCGAGTTCGCCGCGAAGGCGAGCGAGCGCATCGTCGTGTCGAGCGACGACGCGGGCGCGAAGCGCGTCACCGAGGGCGTGCGGGCACGCGAGCACGCGCCCGAGGTCGTCACGTTCGGCGAGGCCGCCGACGCCGACGTCCGCATCGAGCGCATCGTCGAGGCGGCGAGCGTCGAGGTCGACCTCCGCGCGGGCGGGGAACAGCACCACATGACGCTCCGGGTGCCCGGCCGCCACAACGCCGTCAACGCGGTGGGCGCCTTCGCGGTGCTCACCGGGCTGGGTGTCGCACCCGCCGACGCGATCCGGGGGATCGAGGCGTTCGGCGGCACCGAGCGTCGCTTCGAGCTGCACGGTGTCGAGCGCGGGGTCTCGGTGTACGACGACTACGCGCACCACCCGACGGAGGTCGCGGCCGCGCTCCGCGCAGCACGCAACGTCGTCGGCGACGGTCGGATCATCGCGATCCACCAGCCGCACCTGTACTCGCGCACGCGGCTCATGGCCGGCGACTTCGCCCGCGTCTACGAGGAGCTGGCCGACCACACGGTCGTGCTCGACGTGTACGGCGCCCGTGAGGACCCGGAGCCCGGCGTCACGGGCGCCCTCGTGCAGGAGCGCTTCGTCGACCAGTCCAGGGTCGAGTTCCTGCCGGACTGGGACGACGCCGCTGCCCGCGCGGCCGAGGTCGCCCGCGACGGTGACATCGTCATGACGCTCAGCTGCGGCGACGTCTACCGGATCATCCCGCAGGTGCTCGGCGCGCTGCGGCACGACGGCGACGGGGACCGCGCGCAGTGA
- a CDS encoding YggS family pyridoxal phosphate-dependent enzyme yields MAGDARLQTVDRDGLEARLASVRASVADAARSAGRSADDLTLVVVTKYHPASLVRELAALGVTDVGENRHQEAQAKAAELADLDLTWHFVGQLQSKKARQVRRYADVVQSLDRDSVVDAFAPTETEPEPRVVDGFVQVNLTDDPDRGGVQPDAVEAMVERVLRTGTIRLRGVMAVAPLDEEPRRAFARLRDVSDRVAAIAPDATDISAGMSGDHAEAIAEGATHLRIGTAITGNRPAAP; encoded by the coding sequence ATGGCAGGTGATGCGCGCCTCCAGACCGTCGACCGTGACGGACTGGAGGCGCGTCTCGCGTCCGTCCGCGCGTCCGTCGCCGACGCCGCCCGGTCCGCCGGGCGCTCGGCCGACGACCTCACGCTCGTCGTCGTGACGAAGTACCACCCGGCGTCGCTGGTCCGCGAGCTCGCCGCACTCGGGGTCACCGACGTGGGGGAGAACCGGCACCAGGAGGCGCAGGCCAAGGCCGCCGAGCTGGCCGACCTCGACCTGACGTGGCACTTCGTCGGTCAGCTGCAGTCGAAGAAGGCGCGGCAGGTGCGCCGCTACGCCGACGTCGTGCAGTCGCTCGACCGCGACTCCGTCGTCGATGCCTTCGCGCCGACCGAGACCGAGCCGGAGCCCCGGGTGGTCGACGGTTTCGTGCAGGTCAACCTGACCGACGACCCCGATCGTGGTGGCGTCCAGCCGGACGCGGTCGAGGCGATGGTCGAACGGGTCCTGCGCACCGGCACGATCCGACTCCGCGGCGTGATGGCGGTCGCGCCCCTCGACGAGGAGCCCCGACGGGCCTTCGCGCGGCTCCGCGACGTCTCCGACCGGGTCGCGGCGATCGCCCCCGACGCGACCGACATCTCGGCCGGCATGAGCGGGGACCACGCCGAGGCGATCGCGGAGGGCGCGACACACCTGCGGATCGGGACCGCAATCACGGGAAACCGGCCGGCCGCGCCCTAG
- a CDS encoding FtsQ-type POTRA domain-containing protein, with translation MKRPEGFDGRPEEPEAPADGARAPRQRRGPLTSRRPARGAAADGREARPTTAPPAPVDEPVAPTAAPGPDEHRATPRSSSKPPSAQGQRERAGALAGAAGRRLGAGWSTVAERLREYTPDEDHAGRTSAAARDGGAASRPGADTAPRGAGATTADPTMEEPTPDDATGAATVTDVIDAPGAARPAADDEHGSPIGAGVRAAETAREARVARRRRRLLERAEVRRFTRRARHRRAAWITAGTVVVVFGASILVAVYSPLMALRTIEVRGTERVDATALRRALSDQVGTPLARIDFGEVKRDIAGFPLIESYVTEEVPPHTLVVTVTERTPVVAVRSGDSFDLVDPAGIVVQSSPDRPEGVPVADVQRAELGSPVFRTMTEVVLSLPSTVRRQVTDVRATTADDVTLTLDDGSTVVWGSPDASDAKASLLAALVADHASRDPDTEVEFDVSAPDNGIVRPAQ, from the coding sequence GTGAAGCGTCCCGAGGGCTTCGACGGGCGTCCGGAGGAACCGGAGGCCCCGGCCGACGGTGCCCGCGCCCCGCGGCAGCGCCGTGGTCCCCTGACGTCGCGTCGACCGGCACGCGGCGCGGCGGCGGACGGCCGGGAGGCGCGACCCACCACCGCCCCGCCGGCCCCCGTCGACGAGCCGGTCGCCCCCACCGCCGCGCCAGGTCCCGACGAGCACCGCGCGACGCCGAGATCCTCGTCGAAGCCGCCGTCTGCGCAGGGTCAGCGCGAGCGCGCTGGCGCCCTCGCCGGCGCCGCCGGCCGCCGCCTCGGTGCCGGCTGGTCGACCGTGGCCGAGCGCCTGCGCGAGTACACCCCGGACGAGGACCACGCGGGCAGGACGTCCGCCGCTGCCCGTGACGGCGGCGCCGCGTCGCGCCCCGGTGCGGACACCGCGCCCCGCGGTGCGGGCGCGACCACGGCCGACCCGACGATGGAGGAGCCCACCCCGGACGACGCGACCGGTGCGGCCACCGTCACCGACGTGATCGACGCGCCCGGTGCTGCCCGCCCGGCGGCCGACGACGAGCACGGGTCCCCGATCGGTGCCGGCGTCCGCGCTGCCGAGACCGCGCGCGAGGCACGGGTGGCGAGGCGTCGCCGGCGGCTGCTCGAGCGGGCCGAGGTGCGGCGCTTCACCCGGCGTGCACGACACCGCCGTGCTGCCTGGATCACCGCGGGCACCGTCGTGGTGGTCTTCGGCGCGTCGATCCTGGTCGCCGTCTACTCACCGCTGATGGCCCTGCGCACGATCGAGGTCCGCGGCACCGAGCGCGTCGACGCGACCGCGCTCCGCCGGGCGCTCTCCGACCAGGTGGGCACCCCGCTGGCCCGCATCGACTTCGGCGAGGTCAAGCGCGACATCGCCGGCTTCCCGCTGATCGAGAGCTACGTCACCGAGGAGGTCCCGCCGCACACCCTCGTCGTGACCGTCACGGAGCGGACGCCCGTCGTCGCCGTCCGTTCGGGGGACTCGTTCGACCTGGTCGACCCGGCGGGCATCGTGGTGCAGTCGTCGCCGGACCGTCCGGAGGGCGTGCCGGTCGCCGACGTGCAGCGCGCCGAGCTCGGCTCGCCGGTGTTCCGGACGATGACCGAGGTCGTGCTGTCGCTGCCGTCGACGGTCCGTCGGCAGGTCACGGACGTCCGGGCGACCACCGCCGACGACGTCACGCTCACGCTCGACGACGGGTCGACCGTGGTCTGGGGCAGCCCGGACGCCTCCGACGCGAAGGCGTCGCTGCTCGCGGCCCTCGTCGCGGACCACGCGTCGCGCGATCCCGACACCGAGGTCGAGTTCGACGTCTCGGCACCGGACAACGGCATCGTCCGACCGGCGCAGTGA
- a CDS encoding cell division protein SepF, whose amino-acid sequence MANPLKKTMVYLGLADEELYEDEQQQQAAPTRQAAAPATAPAAAPAAQAPAAAAPAAAAPAAAAPAAVPAEPKTHTHQRGAQVTPLRRSHTTAQKATPVQEMNEILTVHPREYKDAQSIAESFRDGIPVIINLSQMTESDARRMIDFASGLSLGLYGKIERVTNKVFLLSPAHVAVSGEPAEVESDIEASFFAQS is encoded by the coding sequence ATGGCGAACCCGCTCAAGAAGACGATGGTCTACCTCGGCCTCGCCGACGAGGAACTGTACGAGGACGAGCAGCAGCAGCAGGCCGCGCCGACGCGCCAGGCCGCCGCCCCTGCCACGGCTCCCGCTGCAGCTCCGGCCGCGCAGGCTCCGGCCGCCGCTGCGCCCGCAGCCGCTGCCCCGGCGGCAGCAGCTCCCGCAGCGGTCCCCGCCGAGCCCAAGACGCACACCCACCAGCGCGGCGCCCAGGTCACCCCGCTCCGCCGCTCGCACACGACCGCACAGAAGGCGACCCCGGTCCAGGAAATGAACGAGATCCTCACCGTCCACCCGCGCGAGTACAAGGACGCCCAGTCCATCGCCGAGAGCTTCCGCGACGGCATCCCCGTCATCATCAACCTCTCGCAGATGACCGAGTCGGACGCCCGCCGCATGATCGACTTCGCGTCGGGCCTGTCGCTCGGCCTGTACGGCAAGATCGAGCGCGTGACCAACAAGGTCTTCCTGCTGTCGCCGGCCCACGTCGCGGTGAGCGGTGAGCCCGCTGAGGTAGAGTCCGACATCGAGGCGTCCTTCTTCGCCCAGTCCTGA
- a CDS encoding DivIVA domain-containing protein, with product MALTPEDVVNKRFQPTKFREGYDQDEVDDFLDEVVVELRRLTAENDELRQRLQAAESAPKPAAAEQSVEQQPESTPEPEPAPVAAAPEPAPVAAAAPAPSTVPADEDTEGTTNLLTLARRLHEEHVREGIEKRDALIAEGTAQAARLVSEAEAKQRQIIADTENTNRQRVAVLEGEQRQLEGKIDELRTFERDYRAQLKSYIQGQLAELDGSGSQESGLTPAPASAQGFGN from the coding sequence ATGGCTTTGACGCCGGAAGACGTAGTCAACAAGCGGTTCCAGCCGACGAAGTTCCGCGAGGGCTACGACCAGGACGAGGTCGACGACTTCCTGGACGAGGTCGTCGTCGAGCTCCGCCGCCTGACGGCCGAGAACGACGAGCTCCGCCAGCGCCTGCAGGCCGCCGAGTCGGCGCCGAAGCCGGCCGCCGCCGAGCAGTCCGTCGAGCAGCAGCCCGAGTCGACCCCCGAGCCCGAGCCGGCCCCCGTCGCCGCTGCTCCGGAGCCCGCGCCGGTCGCCGCCGCTGCTCCGGCGCCGTCGACCGTCCCGGCCGACGAGGACACCGAGGGCACCACGAACCTCCTCACGCTCGCTCGTCGTCTGCACGAGGAGCACGTCCGCGAGGGCATCGAGAAGCGCGACGCGCTCATCGCCGAGGGCACCGCGCAGGCAGCTCGCCTGGTCTCCGAGGCCGAGGCCAAGCAGCGCCAGATCATCGCCGACACCGAGAACACCAACCGCCAGCGCGTCGCCGTGCTCGAGGGCGAGCAGCGTCAGCTCGAGGGCAAGATCGACGAGCTCCGCACGTTCGAGCGCGACTACCGTGCGCAGCTCAAGAGCTACATCCAGGGTCAGCTCGCCGAGCTCGACGGGTCCGGCTCGCAGGAGTCCGGCCTCACCCCCGCGCCGGCGTCAGCGCAGGGCTTCGGCAACTGA